One stretch of Rhea pennata isolate bPtePen1 chromosome 23, bPtePen1.pri, whole genome shotgun sequence DNA includes these proteins:
- the MTF1 gene encoding metal regulatory transcription factor 1 isoform X1, which produces MGENSPEGDVIYYEVEEDELIQDDNMMRFADKNGLIPSSSGTVYDRTTVLIEQDHGALEDDEDEGQCADHLPFLPEGHEEGFHLIADHEGMSQGYVQHIISPDQIHLTINPGSTPMPRNIEGATLTLQSECPETKLKEVKRYQCTFEGCPRTYSTAGNLRTHQKTHRGEYTFVCNQEGCGKAFLTSYSLKIHVRVHTKEKPFECDVQGCEKAFNTLYRLKAHQRLHTGKTFNCESEGCSKYFTTHSDLRKHIRTHTGEKPFRCEHDGCGKAFAASHHLKTHVRTHTGEKPFFCPSNGCEKTFSTQYSLKSHMKGHEKGHSYNALPNNSVSEDTSHSLCLSDLSLISTDSELRENSNPTHGQDLSTISPASIFESMFQSPDHTANQEDSQQTAALIEGYNGDADSVTAVPPSAGDSASLSLPLVLQLGISEPSHSALQASAAPAAPSSVGTSSQQAAFGNPATVLQSPEVPVPHSTQFAASHQDFLQHTQTPPQPVVQGLSVVAQASAPAASSATEPLPAVVQTVPVGANSVLTSSPTITITPSQSTAILQSSIVMGEQNLQWILNGATGSPQSQEQMPQVPKVVEKVFFTTALPVAGNTGNPVQQIGLSVPVIIIKQEEACQCQCACRDSAKDKATSKKECSSPEQTAPQLQPQTFSSSSPSPSCGQSSQIVNPSDSQTETLSAMDVSDFLSLQSPETPSNIIPIEALLQGEEEIGLNSSFSK; this is translated from the exons ATGGGGGAGAATAGTCCTGAGGGCGACGTTATCTACTATGAAGTGGAGGAGGATGAATTGATCCAGGATGACAATATGATGAGGTTTGCCGATAAAAATGGGCTGATTCCTTCATCATCTGGGACAGTCTATGACAGGACAACAGTTCTTATAGAGCAGGACCATGGTGCGCTGGAAGATGATGAAGATGAAGGACAGTGTGCTGATCACTTGCCTTTTTTACCAGAGGGCCATGAAGAAGGATTTCATTTAATAGCAGATCATGAAGGAATGTCCCAGGGTTATGTGCAACATATTATTTCTCCAGATCAGATTCACCTAACAATAAATCCTGGTTCAACTCCTATGCCAAGAAATATCGAAGGAGCTACACTCACATTACAGTCTGAATGCCCAGAAACCAAGCTTAAAGAA GTTAAAAGATACCAGTGTACCTTTGAGGGCTGTCCACGCACATATAGCACTGCTGGAAACCTGCGCACTCACCAAAAGACGCATCGTGGGGAATACACTTTTGTTTGCAATCAAGAAGGTTGCGGCAAGGCCTTTCTTACCTCCTACAGTCTCAAAATCCATGTTCGCGTGCACACTAAGGAAAAGCCGTTTGAATGTGATGTGCAGGGCTGTGAAAAGGCATTCAATACACTGTACAG GTTGAAAGCACATCAGAGGCTTCACACAGGGAAAACATTTAACTGTGAATCAGAAGGCTGCAGTAAATACTTTACAACGCACAGTGACTTGAGAAAGCACATCCGAACACACACAGGAGAAAAGCCATTTCG GTGTGAGCATGACGGCTGTGGAAAGGCTTTTGCTGCAAGCCACCATCTTAAAACACATGTTAGGACACATACTG GGGAGAAACCCTTCTTCTGTCCCAGTAATGGCTGTGAGAAGACTTTCAGTACACAGTATAGCCTCAAGAGTCACATGAAAGGTCATGAGAAAGGACATTCCTATAATGCACTTCCCAATAACAGTGTATCTGAG gATACAAGCCACTCACTTTGTCTGAGTGACTTAAGTCTCATATCCACAGATTCAGAATTGCGGGAAAACTCTAATCCA ACACATGGACAAGACCTTAGCACAATCTCACCAGCAAGCATCTTTGAGTCTATGTTTCAGAGCCCAGATCACACTGCAAATCAGGAAGACTCTCAGCAGACAG CTGCCTTGATTGAAGGTTATAACGGTGATGCAGACTCAGTCACTGCTGTTCCGCCTTCTGCAGGAGATTCAGCATCTTTGTCTCTTCCACTCGTACTACAGCTTGGCATCTCTGAGCCGTCGCACTCAGCACTACAAGCCtcagcagcacctgctgctccctcctctgTAGGAACCAGCTCACAACAAGCTGCATTTGGAAATCCTGCAACTGTTTTACAATCTCCAGAAGTGCCTGTTCCTCACAGCACACAGTTTGCAGCCAGTCACCAAGACTTTCTGCAGCACACTCAGACACCACCACAGCCTGTTGTACAAGGACTTTCAGTGGTTGCCCAGGCATCTGCCCCAGCAGCATCAAGTGCCACTGAGCCCCTGCCAGCTGTAGTTCAGACTGTGCCTGTTGGTGCGAACTCTGTTCTGACCAGTAGTCCGACTATAACAATTACTCCTTCTCAGAGCACCGCTATTCTGCAGTCCAGCATTGTCATGGGAGAGCAAAACCTGCAATGGATTTTAAATGGTGCCACTGGTTCTCCACAAAGCCAAGAACAAATG ccacAAGTTCCAAAAGTAgtagaaaaggttttttttacaACTGCATTACCAGTAGCTGGCAACACAG GAAATCCTGTTCAGCAGATTGGTCTCAGTGTTCCTGTCATTATTATAAAGCAGGAGGAGGCCTGCCAGTGTCAGTGTGCCTGCCGAGACTCTGCCAAGGACAAAGCCACCAGTAAGAAGGAATGTTCCTCACCTGAGCAAACAGCTCCTCAGCTGCAGCCTCagaccttttcttcttcttccccttctccttcatGTGGGCAGAGCAGTCAGATAGTTAATCCTTCAGACTCACAGACTGAAACATTAAGTGCCATGGATGTATCGGACTTCCTGTCCCTCCAAAGCCCTGAAACCCCATCTAATATAATTCCAATTGAAGCACTACTGCAGGGTGAGGAAGAAATTGGTTTGAATAGCAGCTTCTCTAAATGA
- the MTF1 gene encoding metal regulatory transcription factor 1 isoform X2 yields the protein MGENSPEGDVIYYEVEEDELIQDDNMMRFADKNGLIPSSSGTVYDRTTVLIEQDHGALEDDEDEGQCADHLPFLPEGHEEGFHLIADHEGMSQGYVQHIISPDQIHLTINPGSTPMPRNIEGATLTLQSECPETKLKEVKRYQCTFEGCPRTYSTAGNLRTHQKTHRGEYTFVCNQEGCGKAFLTSYSLKIHVRVHTKEKPFECDVQGCEKAFNTLYRLKAHQRLHTGKTFNCESEGCSKYFTTHSDLRKHIRTHTGEKPFRCEHDGCGKAFAASHHLKTHVRTHTGEKPFFCPSNGCEKTFSTQYSLKSHMKGHEKGHSYNALPNNSVSEDTSHSLCLSDLSLISTDSELRENSNPTHGQDLSTISPASIFESMFQSPDHTANQEDSQQTAALIEGYNGDADSVTAVPPSAGDSASLSLPLVLQLGISEPSHSALQASAAPAAPSSVGTSSQQAAFGNPATVLQSPEVPVPHSTQFAASHQDFLQHTQTPPQPVVQGLSVVAQASAPAASSATEPLPAVVQTVPVGANSVLTSSPTITITPSQSTAILQSSIVMGEQNLQWILNGATGSPQSQEQMIFHNLCLFLICPCCHVNGSSLIKIMESFLGKQDVPAYPVNVDI from the exons ATGGGGGAGAATAGTCCTGAGGGCGACGTTATCTACTATGAAGTGGAGGAGGATGAATTGATCCAGGATGACAATATGATGAGGTTTGCCGATAAAAATGGGCTGATTCCTTCATCATCTGGGACAGTCTATGACAGGACAACAGTTCTTATAGAGCAGGACCATGGTGCGCTGGAAGATGATGAAGATGAAGGACAGTGTGCTGATCACTTGCCTTTTTTACCAGAGGGCCATGAAGAAGGATTTCATTTAATAGCAGATCATGAAGGAATGTCCCAGGGTTATGTGCAACATATTATTTCTCCAGATCAGATTCACCTAACAATAAATCCTGGTTCAACTCCTATGCCAAGAAATATCGAAGGAGCTACACTCACATTACAGTCTGAATGCCCAGAAACCAAGCTTAAAGAA GTTAAAAGATACCAGTGTACCTTTGAGGGCTGTCCACGCACATATAGCACTGCTGGAAACCTGCGCACTCACCAAAAGACGCATCGTGGGGAATACACTTTTGTTTGCAATCAAGAAGGTTGCGGCAAGGCCTTTCTTACCTCCTACAGTCTCAAAATCCATGTTCGCGTGCACACTAAGGAAAAGCCGTTTGAATGTGATGTGCAGGGCTGTGAAAAGGCATTCAATACACTGTACAG GTTGAAAGCACATCAGAGGCTTCACACAGGGAAAACATTTAACTGTGAATCAGAAGGCTGCAGTAAATACTTTACAACGCACAGTGACTTGAGAAAGCACATCCGAACACACACAGGAGAAAAGCCATTTCG GTGTGAGCATGACGGCTGTGGAAAGGCTTTTGCTGCAAGCCACCATCTTAAAACACATGTTAGGACACATACTG GGGAGAAACCCTTCTTCTGTCCCAGTAATGGCTGTGAGAAGACTTTCAGTACACAGTATAGCCTCAAGAGTCACATGAAAGGTCATGAGAAAGGACATTCCTATAATGCACTTCCCAATAACAGTGTATCTGAG gATACAAGCCACTCACTTTGTCTGAGTGACTTAAGTCTCATATCCACAGATTCAGAATTGCGGGAAAACTCTAATCCA ACACATGGACAAGACCTTAGCACAATCTCACCAGCAAGCATCTTTGAGTCTATGTTTCAGAGCCCAGATCACACTGCAAATCAGGAAGACTCTCAGCAGACAG CTGCCTTGATTGAAGGTTATAACGGTGATGCAGACTCAGTCACTGCTGTTCCGCCTTCTGCAGGAGATTCAGCATCTTTGTCTCTTCCACTCGTACTACAGCTTGGCATCTCTGAGCCGTCGCACTCAGCACTACAAGCCtcagcagcacctgctgctccctcctctgTAGGAACCAGCTCACAACAAGCTGCATTTGGAAATCCTGCAACTGTTTTACAATCTCCAGAAGTGCCTGTTCCTCACAGCACACAGTTTGCAGCCAGTCACCAAGACTTTCTGCAGCACACTCAGACACCACCACAGCCTGTTGTACAAGGACTTTCAGTGGTTGCCCAGGCATCTGCCCCAGCAGCATCAAGTGCCACTGAGCCCCTGCCAGCTGTAGTTCAGACTGTGCCTGTTGGTGCGAACTCTGTTCTGACCAGTAGTCCGACTATAACAATTACTCCTTCTCAGAGCACCGCTATTCTGCAGTCCAGCATTGTCATGGGAGAGCAAAACCTGCAATGGATTTTAAATGGTGCCACTGGTTCTCCACAAAGCCAAGAACAAATG ATATTTCATAATCTGTGTCTCTTCCTAATTTGTCCTTGTTGCCATGTAAATGGAAGTAGCCTGATAAAGATAATGGAAAGTTTTCTGGGAAAACAGGATGTGCCTGCTTATCCAGTGAATGTGGATATATGA